One genomic window of Candidatus Zixiibacteriota bacterium includes the following:
- a CDS encoding tetratricopeptide repeat protein has translation MIKKLILPVLLLLAGCSQNMYTQGRKLVEQGEYDRAIDVFYKNIAADPKSGETWRELGIAFYKKGDLIKAEDALKQAGNIQPDPMASLYSGMIYEKQNEFDKAIDAYTYSLSLEPGGKVKNLIRAHLDRLVTEKVKREVSQALKNESKIDASTIPSNTIAVVNFDGSHLPPEMAPIGEGLAEFTAADLTKVKSLQVVDRVKIDAIMNELKLSSSQYADPATAPRMGRLLGSRNIITGTLLGVGDKGIRLDGAVVNTTDGSARVTPAVEGDMAEFFKVQKQFVFKVIDDMGITLSPEERDAIQKVPTESYLAFMAYCRGLNYRSRGLDGQARQEFQEAASLDKGFTAAKEQFQTLSLAPSLTGGVGQAVEQFESVVTSEAVQEQLTTELGQRLTDIVLNSGFIPSFGARRSDLMPPIIGTTGAVLIVGDLDGK, from the coding sequence GTGATCAAGAAACTAATATTACCTGTCCTGCTTCTCCTGGCCGGATGCTCCCAAAATATGTACACTCAGGGAAGGAAGCTGGTTGAACAGGGTGAGTACGATCGGGCCATAGATGTTTTCTACAAAAATATCGCGGCTGATCCCAAGAGCGGAGAGACGTGGCGCGAATTGGGAATTGCTTTCTATAAAAAAGGGGATTTGATTAAAGCCGAGGATGCCCTCAAACAGGCAGGTAATATCCAACCCGACCCGATGGCCAGCCTGTACTCCGGCATGATATATGAAAAGCAGAACGAGTTCGATAAAGCCATTGATGCCTATACTTATTCGTTGAGCCTGGAGCCGGGGGGAAAGGTCAAGAATCTGATTCGGGCGCATCTGGATCGGCTGGTGACGGAGAAAGTGAAGAGGGAGGTATCGCAGGCGCTGAAGAATGAATCGAAAATTGATGCCAGTACTATTCCTTCCAATACCATTGCGGTGGTGAATTTCGATGGTTCCCATCTGCCGCCCGAGATGGCCCCGATTGGTGAGGGACTGGCAGAGTTCACGGCCGCCGATCTGACCAAAGTCAAATCGCTGCAAGTAGTCGACCGTGTGAAAATCGATGCCATAATGAACGAGCTTAAGCTGAGTTCATCACAATATGCCGACCCGGCCACCGCCCCGAGGATGGGCAGGCTTTTGGGGAGTCGTAATATTATCACCGGAACATTGCTCGGCGTAGGCGACAAGGGAATTCGCCTTGATGGCGCCGTCGTCAATACAACTGACGGTTCCGCCAGAGTAACACCGGCGGTCGAAGGGGATATGGCGGAATTCTTCAAGGTACAGAAGCAATTTGTTTTCAAGGTCATTGACGATATGGGTATCACCCTTTCGCCTGAGGAACGCGATGCCATTCAAAAAGTTCCAACCGAATCATACCTGGCTTTCATGGCTTATTGCCGGGGTTTGAACTACCGCAGTCGAGGGCTGGATGGTCAGGCACGGCAGGAATTCCAGGAAGCGGCCAGTCTCGATAAAGGTTTTACGGCGGCCAAGGAACAATTCCAGACTCTCTCGCTGGCGCCTTCTTTGACAGGCGGTGTCGGTCAGGCAGTTGAACAGTTTGAGTCGGTGGTTACATCGGAAGCGGTACAGGAGCAGTTAACCACCGAATTGGGCCAGCGCCTGACAGATATTGTCCTCAATTCCGGATTTATTCCCAGCTTTGGGGCGAGACGGTCCGATTTAATGCCGCCGATAATCGGGACCACGGGAGCCGTTTTAATCGTGGGGGATCTCGATGGAAAATAG
- a CDS encoding glycosyltransferase family 39 protein yields MTLSRKPKWVVPPALVLFIIDVALFQFLLSSRYTVNLSHVLSLLMAAFLSHSLYWLRYSPKTEIAWQPAVWWRLLVYVAVVLMALFLRGGILTLAIDHWGMAPRLAIIFAAAASSLTIHIGVSLFFSPALSERAFARRYWRLASLSLIVYLLILRMVYIGLPELMPMEAYYWNYSQHPALGYLDHPPMVAWIIKAGTLIFGNNEFSVRLGALLCWFVTAGFSFCLSREMFDRKTGLNTILLVSALPFFISIGTLMTPDAPLSACWAGALYYLYGALIKEREKAWWGVGLFIGLGMLSKYTMALLIPAVFLYILIDSQARKWLYRPQPYLAALLALIIFSPVIVWNAENNWISFAFQTTRRVAGKSYFSPHLILGSILVLLTPTVFLAAIPALFTRKNEVAKGKSKSSMPHRRQLFVLIFTLAPLAVFTIFSLTHQPKLNWTGPAWLALLPVIAYMMTGPTRSHGLSLISIVRRIWLPTIIMLAIIYGAACHYLAPGLPGIPYPHEITSIAGWKDLQKEANEIRRSVSHSSSKPTLVTGLDKYNISSELAFYGYPEGPGITVGSHLFGHESLMYRLWFPDSSVHGRTIIMFADAPSGLKASQVTGRFNAMDEVREFPIRLNGVFIGKYYYRIGYGYKSEILSNPPLKSR; encoded by the coding sequence TTGACTCTATCAAGAAAGCCCAAATGGGTGGTTCCTCCTGCGCTGGTGCTATTCATAATTGATGTAGCTCTCTTTCAGTTCCTGCTTTCCAGCAGGTATACGGTAAATCTGTCACATGTTTTGAGTCTTCTGATGGCGGCTTTCCTGTCACATTCGCTCTATTGGCTGCGTTACTCTCCAAAGACAGAAATTGCGTGGCAGCCGGCGGTGTGGTGGCGACTTCTGGTCTACGTTGCAGTCGTGCTGATGGCGCTGTTTCTGCGCGGGGGGATACTAACATTGGCCATCGACCATTGGGGAATGGCACCCCGCCTGGCCATAATATTTGCGGCTGCGGCCTCTTCCCTGACCATTCATATTGGAGTGAGTCTATTTTTCAGTCCCGCATTGTCAGAAAGAGCTTTCGCGAGACGTTACTGGCGGCTGGCTTCTTTGAGCCTGATCGTCTATCTGCTCATTTTGCGCATGGTTTATATTGGGCTGCCCGAACTCATGCCGATGGAAGCCTATTACTGGAATTATTCTCAGCATCCGGCGCTCGGGTATCTTGACCATCCGCCGATGGTCGCCTGGATTATCAAAGCAGGGACATTAATCTTCGGCAACAATGAATTCTCGGTTCGTCTGGGAGCTTTGCTGTGCTGGTTTGTGACGGCAGGATTCAGTTTCTGCCTGTCCCGCGAGATGTTTGACCGAAAGACAGGCTTAAACACAATTCTGCTTGTCTCGGCTCTCCCTTTCTTTATCAGCATCGGCACTCTAATGACACCGGATGCCCCTTTAAGCGCCTGCTGGGCGGGAGCACTGTACTATCTTTATGGCGCCTTGATTAAAGAAAGGGAAAAAGCCTGGTGGGGCGTCGGACTTTTTATCGGCCTGGGAATGCTTTCCAAATACACGATGGCACTTCTGATACCGGCGGTTTTTCTGTACATTTTGATTGACTCACAGGCCAGGAAATGGCTTTACAGGCCCCAGCCGTATCTGGCTGCCCTGCTGGCCCTGATCATTTTTTCTCCGGTGATCGTCTGGAATGCGGAGAATAATTGGATATCTTTTGCCTTTCAGACAACGCGTCGTGTTGCCGGGAAAAGCTATTTTTCCCCGCATCTTATTCTAGGTTCGATCCTGGTTCTTCTGACTCCTACCGTCTTTCTGGCGGCCATCCCGGCCCTCTTTACTCGCAAGAATGAGGTTGCCAAGGGCAAATCAAAATCGTCGATGCCCCACCGACGGCAGCTTTTTGTCCTTATTTTCACACTGGCGCCCCTGGCCGTTTTCACCATTTTCAGTCTAACGCATCAGCCGAAACTGAATTGGACCGGTCCGGCCTGGCTGGCGCTACTGCCAGTGATAGCATATATGATGACAGGGCCGACGAGGAGCCACGGGCTATCTTTGATTTCAATTGTCCGGAGGATCTGGCTGCCGACAATCATCATGCTGGCCATAATCTATGGCGCGGCATGTCACTACTTGGCACCCGGCCTTCCAGGTATCCCATACCCCCATGAAATCACCAGTATCGCCGGATGGAAGGATCTGCAGAAAGAAGCAAATGAAATAAGGCGGAGTGTTTCACACAGCAGTTCAAAGCCGACGCTGGTCACCGGGCTGGATAAATACAATATTTCCAGTGAATTGGCGTTTTATGGTTATCCCGAAGGACCCGGGATTACTGTGGGGAGTCATCTTTTCGGACATGAGAGCCTGATGTATCGGTTATGGTTCCCCGATTCGTCGGTGCACGGGAGGACAATAATTATGTTTGCCGATGCTCCCAGCGGACTGAAGGCATCTCAGGTTACTGGCAGATTTAATGCCATGGATGAGGTCAGGGAATTTCCAATCAGGCTGAACGGAGTTTTTATCGGGAAGTATTATTATCGTATCGGTTATGGGTACAAGTCCGAAATATTGTCCAACCCGCCTTTGAAATCTCGTTGA
- a CDS encoding APC family permease, whose translation MESPNSDFPPSDDERSSFWTGLKRLLFGKPRDLAETSIFHRLSLIPILAWVGLGADGLSSSSYGPEEAFRALGQHTYLAFGLALGTALTVIIIALGYSRIIEEFPSGGGGYLVASKLLGKRLGVVSGCALLVDYVLTIAVSITAAGDALFSTLPLEWHAARMPVLIFLIIALTILNIRGVKESVLTLAPIFFLFLITHALLIGIGIISHADNVPAIVQSASDGFRTDYSTLGLGGILSIFIYAYSLGGGTYTGLEAVSNGMPIMREPRVHTARKTMLYMAVSLSLTAAGLLVCYLLWNITPEPGKTLNAVLANRVAGGSPLGQIFVVTTMVAAGAILIVGAQAGFLDGPRVLANMAVDSWVPHRLSALSERLTTMNGIVLMGLAALAVLLYTGGNIHSLVVMYSINVFLTFSLSMLGMWRLWYRRKGITFRKRRLALFTVAFLLCATILIITMTEKFTEGGWMTILITGAVALLCFAIHAHYKGVWVRLEKLNAIFADLPSGEPKSPVAEPNSKDNTAAILVGGYSGLGVHTLLAIFRAFPRQYKNLIFISVGVVDSGEMKGADQIETLKLRIEESLKKYVRLANNLGYPATYRMSIGTDVADEALNLCLQASKDFPSIAFFAGKLVFKQESWYHGLLHNQTAFSLQRSLWWEGKTMVILPVRVR comes from the coding sequence ATGGAATCACCCAATTCTGATTTTCCCCCATCTGATGATGAAAGAAGCAGTTTTTGGACCGGGCTAAAAAGGCTCCTTTTCGGCAAGCCGCGCGATCTCGCGGAAACCTCCATTTTCCATCGTCTATCGTTGATACCGATACTCGCTTGGGTTGGGCTTGGCGCTGATGGGCTTTCTTCTTCATCTTATGGGCCGGAGGAGGCTTTCCGCGCTCTGGGACAACATACATATCTGGCTTTTGGTCTCGCGCTCGGGACCGCTCTGACCGTTATCATCATCGCCCTTGGCTACAGCCGCATTATCGAGGAATTCCCCAGCGGGGGTGGCGGATACCTGGTCGCTTCCAAACTGCTTGGGAAACGCCTTGGCGTCGTATCCGGATGCGCCCTCCTTGTCGATTATGTCCTGACTATTGCAGTTTCTATCACGGCCGCCGGCGATGCGCTATTCAGCACCCTTCCTCTGGAATGGCACGCGGCCAGAATGCCGGTCCTCATTTTTCTGATCATTGCTTTGACCATCCTCAATATCCGCGGCGTGAAAGAATCGGTGCTGACCCTGGCGCCGATCTTCTTTCTCTTCCTGATAACTCATGCCCTCCTTATAGGCATCGGCATCATATCTCACGCCGATAATGTCCCGGCCATTGTCCAGAGTGCTTCTGACGGTTTCAGGACCGATTACTCTACTCTGGGATTGGGTGGAATCCTCTCCATATTCATCTATGCTTATTCATTGGGGGGGGGCACCTACACCGGTCTCGAGGCGGTCTCCAACGGCATGCCGATTATGCGCGAGCCGCGCGTTCATACCGCCCGGAAAACCATGCTTTATATGGCCGTTTCGCTCTCGCTCACGGCCGCCGGGCTTCTGGTCTGCTATCTTCTCTGGAATATCACCCCGGAGCCGGGCAAGACATTGAACGCTGTGCTGGCCAACCGCGTCGCCGGAGGTTCGCCCCTCGGCCAGATCTTTGTTGTCACGACCATGGTGGCCGCCGGAGCCATACTGATTGTCGGGGCACAGGCCGGATTTCTGGATGGTCCCCGGGTGCTGGCCAATATGGCTGTCGATTCCTGGGTGCCGCATCGCCTTTCGGCTCTATCCGAACGCCTGACCACCATGAACGGCATCGTTCTCATGGGTTTGGCCGCCCTGGCGGTGCTTCTCTATACCGGGGGAAATATCCACAGCCTGGTGGTGATGTACAGCATCAATGTCTTTCTGACATTTTCCCTCTCTATGCTGGGGATGTGGCGGCTCTGGTATCGCCGCAAGGGGATAACTTTCCGGAAACGCCGATTGGCGCTTTTTACGGTGGCATTTTTGCTTTGCGCCACAATTCTTATTATTACCATGACCGAAAAATTTACCGAGGGTGGCTGGATGACGATATTAATCACCGGGGCGGTCGCACTGCTCTGTTTTGCCATTCATGCGCATTACAAGGGCGTCTGGGTGCGCCTCGAGAAATTGAACGCCATATTCGCCGATCTACCCTCCGGCGAGCCAAAATCACCGGTCGCCGAACCCAATTCCAAAGACAACACCGCCGCAATTCTGGTCGGCGGATACAGCGGGCTGGGGGTGCATACCCTGCTCGCGATTTTCCGTGCCTTTCCACGGCAATATAAAAATCTAATCTTCATTTCCGTGGGCGTGGTTGATTCGGGCGAGATGAAGGGGGCCGATCAGATCGAGACATTAAAACTGCGGATTGAGGAATCGCTGAAAAAATATGTCCGGCTGGCCAATAATCTCGGTTATCCGGCAACTTATCGTATGTCGATCGGCACCGATGTCGCCGATGAGGCTTTGAATCTCTGCCTGCAGGCTTCGAAAGATTTCCCCAGCATTGCCTTCTTTGCCGGGAAACTGGTTTTCAAGCAGGAGTCATGGTATCACGGGCTATTACATAATCAAACCGCTTTTTCGCTTCAGCGCAGTCTTTGGTGGGAAGGGAAAACGATGGTCATCCTGCCGGTCCGTGTCCGTTAA
- a CDS encoding serine/threonine protein kinase, producing MEEQFIGSYRILRKIGAGGMAKVYLGVHQDVPNLKVVLKILSDPRLVERFRQEADKLALLDGHPNICRIKHFFNHGDDIVIAMEYIEGITLEEKIHNEGKIPVEEALKIASEVLDILEFAHQKGVYHRDIKPSNIMIDITGRVKIIDFGIAKAKTDPNLTTAGTACGTPAYMAPEQFVPTADTNYAMVDTYAVGTTLYYMLTGELPFKGDNEFAIRDAKLFTDPPRARELNAEIPRRVDDLVVRSMKMEPGDRFQTALDMQQRIDNIRNDSDVTGAVKDAAENHAPKKKSGRMLIIVIATIILAIAATAIYKFFPSRITEPAPTMQEDTLTTPAEKPDDSHSPITAQLTGTVDISIAPYGDIYLDGTFQSGKTDFASLVADTGKHIIRIENREAVNRVITDTVIIESGETARKRYDFRMPVPKPETLPTRQAAAYGTLIVGSNPRGADIFIDGELQEDRQTNYSFNKTKPGEHLVKVQLTQEGKLLTREERITVAADSVSKANFDFEK from the coding sequence GTGGAAGAGCAATTTATTGGAAGTTACCGAATTCTAAGGAAAATCGGCGCCGGAGGGATGGCCAAGGTTTATCTGGGGGTGCATCAGGATGTGCCCAATCTCAAGGTAGTTTTAAAAATCCTGAGTGATCCCCGGCTGGTGGAACGGTTCCGTCAGGAGGCCGATAAGCTGGCGCTTCTTGACGGTCACCCCAATATCTGCCGCATCAAACATTTCTTCAATCATGGTGATGATATTGTCATCGCCATGGAATATATCGAGGGTATTACTCTCGAAGAGAAAATTCATAATGAAGGTAAAATCCCGGTTGAGGAGGCGCTGAAAATAGCCTCGGAAGTCCTCGACATTCTTGAGTTCGCGCATCAGAAAGGAGTCTATCATCGCGATATCAAGCCGAGCAATATCATGATTGACATTACCGGACGGGTGAAGATTATTGATTTCGGCATCGCTAAGGCGAAGACCGACCCCAACCTGACCACGGCAGGAACTGCCTGCGGGACACCAGCTTATATGGCGCCGGAACAATTTGTGCCCACCGCCGACACCAATTATGCTATGGTGGATACTTATGCCGTCGGAACAACTCTATACTATATGCTGACCGGCGAGTTGCCATTCAAAGGAGATAATGAATTCGCTATCCGCGATGCCAAGCTGTTTACCGATCCCCCCAGGGCGCGCGAGTTGAATGCCGAAATCCCGCGGCGGGTTGATGATCTTGTTGTCCGCTCTATGAAAATGGAACCGGGAGATCGTTTTCAGACCGCTCTCGATATGCAGCAGAGGATTGATAATATCCGCAACGACTCCGATGTTACCGGGGCAGTCAAGGATGCCGCCGAAAATCATGCCCCAAAAAAGAAATCGGGCAGAATGCTCATAATCGTAATCGCTACAATAATTCTAGCTATTGCCGCGACCGCCATTTATAAATTTTTCCCTTCCCGGATCACAGAACCTGCTCCTACCATGCAAGAGGACACTCTGACGACTCCGGCAGAGAAACCTGATGATTCGCATAGCCCCATAACGGCTCAATTGACAGGCACGGTCGACATTTCGATTGCTCCCTATGGTGATATCTATCTTGACGGCACTTTCCAGAGTGGGAAAACCGATTTTGCCTCGTTGGTCGCCGACACTGGAAAACATATTATCAGAATTGAAAACAGAGAGGCCGTAAATCGGGTGATTACGGACACCGTGATCATAGAATCGGGCGAGACGGCGCGGAAACGGTACGATTTCAGAATGCCCGTTCCGAAACCAGAGACTCTCCCGACCCGGCAGGCAGCGGCTTATGGCACTTTGATTGTGGGCTCAAATCCCCGCGGGGCAGATATTTTTATTGACGGTGAACTCCAGGAGGATCGTCAGACAAACTATTCCTTTAATAAGACAAAACCGGGTGAGCACTTGGTAAAAGTGCAGTTGACCCAGGAGGGAAAACTGTTGACACGGGAGGAGCGCATCACGGTAGCGGCCGACAGTGTTTCCAAAGCCAATTTTGATTTCGAAAAATAG